The following coding sequences are from one Sporomusaceae bacterium window:
- a CDS encoding DRTGG domain-containing protein translates to MTVNDLVGSLPLTVVAGQDKLAAEVTGGYVSDLLSNVMGFAAPGSVWVTMQGHQNVVAVASLAGLAAVVVAGGAVPEPETVAKAEAEGIVLLTTSLTSFELVGQLYRSGVKGQ, encoded by the coding sequence GTGACGGTCAACGATCTCGTCGGTTCCCTGCCGCTCACCGTCGTTGCCGGCCAGGACAAGTTAGCGGCCGAGGTGACGGGCGGCTATGTTTCCGATCTGCTGAGCAATGTGATGGGTTTCGCTGCCCCGGGCAGCGTGTGGGTCACGATGCAGGGGCACCAGAACGTTGTGGCGGTTGCTTCCCTGGCCGGTCTGGCGGCGGTGGTCGTCGCCGGCGGGGCCGTCCCGGAGCCGGAGACGGTGGCCAAGGCCGAGGCGGAAGGGATTGTACTGCTGACGACCTCTCTGACCAGTTTCGAGCTGGTCGGACAACTATACCGTAGCGGCGTCAAGGGGCAGTGA
- a CDS encoding [Fe-Fe] hydrogenase large subunit C-terminal domain-containing protein → MSEYFHSVRLTPERCKGCVNCIKRCPTEAIRIRGGKAKITEARCIDCGECIRRCANRAKTAVTDSLDDLKDYKYNVALPAPALYSQFSADVPANVVLCALMHLGFDEVFEVALGAEIVSDATVEYLKRRDAKKPAISSACPAVVRLVQVKFPELIDNLIPLEAPVEVAARLVRSTRCRELGIAPEDIGVWFITPCPAKMTAFKQPLGAEKSSVTGAIGISQIYGELLKAVAVVPRDANCQRATARGVGWALSGGETSAAAAGNSMVIDEIHNVSEVLEQVALGKIKVDFIEALACSGGCIGGPLTVENRFVAEHRMHQRLAKMRAEDEAHGAAPAKYHPDSSLTEYDRTIEPRPIMRLDEDIFKAMYKVEQMEKTLNKLPGLDCGSCGSPNCKALAEDIVQGEAVETDCIFKLRERVRDLAQEMVGLAAKLPPSLEEREEN, encoded by the coding sequence ATGTCGGAGTATTTCCACTCGGTCAGGCTCACGCCTGAGCGGTGTAAAGGTTGCGTCAACTGTATCAAGCGCTGTCCCACCGAGGCGATCCGCATACGCGGCGGCAAGGCGAAGATAACCGAGGCTCGCTGCATCGACTGTGGCGAGTGCATCCGCCGGTGCGCCAACCGGGCCAAGACGGCCGTGACCGACAGCCTCGACGACCTGAAGGATTACAAGTACAACGTGGCGCTGCCCGCGCCTGCGCTGTATTCCCAGTTTTCCGCCGACGTGCCGGCGAATGTGGTGTTGTGCGCCTTGATGCACCTCGGCTTCGACGAGGTGTTCGAGGTGGCGCTCGGCGCCGAGATCGTTTCCGACGCGACCGTGGAATATCTGAAGCGCCGGGACGCGAAGAAGCCGGCGATTTCCTCCGCCTGTCCGGCGGTGGTGCGGCTGGTTCAGGTAAAGTTTCCCGAGCTGATCGATAATCTCATCCCCCTGGAAGCGCCGGTGGAGGTGGCCGCCCGCCTGGTTCGCAGCACCCGCTGCCGGGAACTGGGCATCGCGCCGGAGGATATCGGCGTGTGGTTCATCACCCCCTGCCCGGCGAAGATGACGGCGTTCAAGCAGCCGCTGGGGGCGGAGAAGTCAAGCGTTACCGGCGCCATCGGCATATCGCAGATTTACGGCGAGCTCTTGAAGGCGGTGGCGGTCGTTCCCCGCGACGCCAACTGCCAGCGAGCCACGGCCCGCGGCGTCGGCTGGGCTTTAAGCGGCGGCGAGACGTCGGCCGCGGCGGCGGGGAACAGTATGGTTATCGACGAGATCCACAATGTCAGCGAGGTGCTGGAACAGGTGGCTCTCGGCAAGATAAAAGTCGATTTCATCGAGGCGCTGGCTTGCTCCGGCGGCTGCATCGGCGGCCCGCTGACGGTGGAAAACCGCTTCGTGGCCGAGCACCGCATGCATCAGCGGCTGGCGAAGATGCGCGCCGAGGACGAGGCGCACGGCGCCGCGCCGGCCAAATATCACCCCGATTCCTCGCTGACCGAGTACGACCGCACGATCGAGCCGCGGCCGATCATGCGCCTTGACGAGGATATCTTCAAGGCGATGTATAAGGTGGAGCAGATGGAAAAGACGCTCAACAAGCTTCCGGGACTGGACTGCGGTTCGTGCGGCTCGCCGAACTGCAAGGCGCTGGCCGAGGATATCGTGCAGGGGGAAGCTGTCGAGACCGACTGCATCTTCAAGCTGCGCGAACGGGTCCGCGACCTCGCCCAGGAGATGGTGGGGCTGGCGGCCAAGCTGCCGCCTTCGTTGGAGGAACGGGAAGAGAATTAG